The following are encoded together in the Anopheles nili chromosome 3, idAnoNiliSN_F5_01, whole genome shotgun sequence genome:
- the LOC128724881 gene encoding uncharacterized protein LOC128724881 has translation MAKCTNWTFRSLALCLCVVVLLTCEVSEAQDIFSILKPDLPFGSAYRKKLFITRIGQCGGKKNLPVFVPDMRIASYNRSSYVVSGEINFRENIPEGYRLSVAVKQCDDIRATVNCRPFLNNIANTDGCALLRATGTMYNEYLGNFQPELKCPFKNGTYVLRETLVDDGLVKYLPGSGSTYWDVRMTGRMKERMIFCVVMQMNVRPKKSGNHRS, from the exons ATGGCCAAGTGCACGAATTGGACGTTCCGCTCACTGGCGCTATGCCTCTGCGTGGTCGTTCTACTGACGTGTGAGGTTAGTGAGGCGCAGGACATTTTCTCGATCCTAAAACCTGATttgccgttcggttcggcttaTCGAAAGAAGCTGTTCATTACACGCATCGGACAGTgcgggggaaagaaaaaccttcccgTTTTCGTGCCCGATATGCGCATCGCGTCCTACAATCGATCGAGCTACGTCGTCAGTGGGGAGATCAACTTCCGGGAGAACATTCCTGAAGGATATCGGCTATCGGTGGCAGTGAAGCAGTGTGATGACATCCGCGCCACCGTCAACTGCCGTCCTTTCCTCAACAACATCGCCAACACGGATGGATGCGCCCTGTTGCGTGCCACCGGAACGATGTACAACGAATATCTCGGAAACTTCCAGCCGGAGTTGAAGTGTCCGTTCAAGAACGGCACGTATGTGCTACGCGAAACGCTCGTGGATGACGGTTTGGTGAA ATACCTACCTGGATCAGGCAGCACCTACTGGGACGTTCGAATGACCGGCCGTATGAAAGAGCGCATGATTTTCTGTGTCGTCATGCAGATGAACGTGAGACCCAAAAAATCAGGCAATCATCGATCCTAA
- the LOC128727045 gene encoding uncharacterized protein LOC128727045: protein MRLITKIMLYPTTTLLFVAVLAVGPSGPYLYNGIKSGLEADLKHSLFLNRIGQCRWQPGLTIFLADMRIAQRSNTQYVVSGVLAVRKNITHPATATVAIEICQNTTHCRPFFDPPVAVGDVCEFLRDQRNSSMGKVLAHSVPPLECPLRKGYYRINDALVDYKPFRYFSPHVSKLWRIDLVGESEGRRIFCVRIELYVYSWEDMLPRY from the exons ATGCGTCTCATTACCAAAATTATGCTCTATCCAACCACAACCTTGCTGTTTGTCGCGGTGCTTGCGGTTGGCCCAAGCGGGCCGTATCTCTACAACGGCATCAAATCCGGGCTCGAAGCGGACCTGAAGCATTCGCTCTTCTTGAACCGTATCGGTCAGTGTCGATGGCAGCCCGGTCTGACGATCTTTCTCGCCGATATGCGGATCGCTCAACGCAGCAATACGCAGTACGTAGTTAGCGGTGTTCTGGCTGTTCGAAAAAACATTACCCATCCGGCTACGGCAACGGTTGCGATCGAGATTTGTCAGAACACAACCCACTGTCGACCGTTTTTCGATCCACCAGTCGCAGTAGGGGACGTGTGCGAGTTTTTACGCGATCAGCGGAACAGCTCGATGGGAAAAGTGCTGGCACACAGCGTCCCTCCACTGGAGTGTCCTCTACGTAAGGGTTACTACCGCATCAACGACGCCTTGGTTGACTACAAACCGTTTCG CTATTTCTCACCGCACGTGAGCAAACTGTGGCGCATCGATTTAGTCGGAGAAAGTGAGGGACGGCGTATCTTCTGCGTGAGAATCGAGTTGTACGTGTATAGCTGGGAAGATATGCTCCCGAGATATTAA